The sequence AGGTTGTTCGAGGTCTTGGCGGGTAATAGCGATAGAATTGTAACCGGTATCAGTGAATTCAACCGAGTACTGGGTGGTGGCATTGTTAAGGATTCGATCATTATCTTGACTGCTAGACCCGGCGCAGGAAAGTCGACGTTGCTGTTACAAGTCGCTGATGATGTTGCTAATAAGGGTTATAGAGTCTTGTATGCTTCAGCCGAAGAAAGTGATAGTCAAATCAAAAATCGTTCTGATAGAATTCTCAATGGCGCTAGGAGTAGCATCTGGGTATTATCTGATACGAGCATGAACCACGTTTTAGCTTCAATTGAGGAGCTTGATCCGGATTTAATTATTATTGACAGTATACAGACCTTTTCCTTGGAAGAGCACAATTCCCGCCCGGGTTCACCTATTCAGACAATGGAGTGTGCCAACGAACTCCTGAAAATCGCAAAGAACAACAATCGGCCCAGAGCAGTAATCATGGTTGGGCAAATGACGAAGGATGATGAAATTGCCGGACTTCGTGCTCTGGAACATTTGGTAGATGCTGTCTTGATTCTAAACGGTGAAAATGGGGAAGAATTACGGGGAGCTTGGTGTTCGAAGAATCGATTTGGAAGTACAGGAGAAATAGGCTTTTTTTCAATGACAGAAGAAGGGATGCAATCCATTGATAATCCTTCAGAGTTCTTTATGACTCAAAGAGGAGAAGGGCAAACCGTTTCGGGATGTGCTTTGACGGTAATCAAAGAGGGGACGCGGCCAATTATTGTTGAAGTGGAAAGCCTTGTCTCCAAATCCTTTACCCCCTATCCGTCGAGAATAGCAGAGTGCTTGAGAAGAGATCAGTTAAACACCTTGATTTCCATCTTGGAGCAAAGAGGCAGAATCAGTCTCTACGATAAAAATGTAGTTATTAAAACCACAGGAGGTCTCCAGCTTAAAGAACAATCTGTCAGTCTGGCAATTATCATGTGCATTGTTTCTTCTGTCAAAGAGCGGGCAATCCCCAATGATACAGTATTTGTAGCAGATGTAGGACTTACCGGAGAACTAAAAAAGGTACCTGCTATTGAGGCTAGAATTCGGGAGATTGACAGAATGGGGTTTAAGCGAGCTTATATTGCTAAAAACTCTATGCGGGATATTTCAAAATTCAAGAATGTAGAGATTATTGAGAAAAATACTCTTTATGAGGTTATTATGGATTTAAAGATGAAGGATAGAGTTAAGACTGAAACAGTATTTCAAAGTACTGAAGATGAAGAAAGATTTTTTACTCATGAGTAACGTGTTGGGGCATGAGATTTTAAAGAAGTAGTGTGTTTCGCTTTACCAGGCCGTATCGGTCTGGTTTCTTTTGTCTTAGCTGAGGTCGATAATCTTTCCTTGCTTTATGCCCGTTGGCAATCTCCTTGCAACGGGCATTTCTAAGGCCCGGATGTCCGGGTGGATCCAGTATGCCCTGCGCCCCTATAGTTGTCATCCTGTGGCTATAATTACCAGGGCTTTTATTCCACAAGAGCGTTGAAAAACCAAGTGGCCCAAGTATATAATTAATATGTTATGCAGATACATAAGTAAATAATAATTTCGATATCCCTGACAAGTCAACACAGTGAAGCTAGTCTAAGGGGGAATTAGATTGAACTATGAATTATTGAAGACCTCTGCGCCTGAGTTTAGAGACGCTTCTTTGAGACAAGAGCTGGGAAGGGAAAAGTGTAAAATACTAGATAAGTACCAACTAAGAAGCAACACTAGACTGTATTGGGAGCGATATTATGAACATCAACCCATTCAGGAGTACTTTAGTCACAAATTTGCCAGAAAGGCATCTCCCTTGGGTATGATTTTTTATATTTATAAACTTTGCTATGCCAAGGTAAAATATTTTCAGCAAAATTGGGGGGAGTTTGTTCCCTGCATTTATAATTGGCAGGTTGGGTTGTTTGAAGAGACCGAATTGTGGGATTTGGAATTTATCAGACATTCCAGATCAGGACTTATTTTGGATTTAAGGAATTTGGCCCGAATTACCAAATATGAAGATTTTTTGGCTTTATGTGATTATCTCAACTGGCAGGGGGTGGGAAGGCCTATTGGCGCACCCATTTTATAATGATCAAAATATTAGGATAATGACTAGCGCAGGCTCAAAAAATAGACTATAATAGTCCATAAGCTAAGAGTTATATTTAAGCATATCATTTTAGTGATGACAGAAAGCTGAATAAAATCACCAATTTGTTATTATTAACGATTGGTGATTTTTGACAACGTGAAGGTATTCTATAATGAGGAGTGAGACATTTGGAGTGGTTAAGTTTAACCATAGACGGACAAGATGTCAACGTACCAAAGGGAACAACTGTACTAGAAGCCTGTCGCCTGCATGGTATTGCAATTCCTACCTTGTGTCATGACCCGGAACTGACTTCTGCAGGCTCCTGCCGGTTGTGTATCGTACAAATCGAAGGAATGCGTAACTTGCCGCCCTCCTGCGTTACTCAAGTTGCCCAAGGAATGATCGTGCAAACTCAAAACCCTAAAGTTCGAGCAGCTCGCAAAACAATTTTGGAACTTTTAGTAGCGAATCACCCGTTGAATTGCATGACTTGCCAAAGGATGGGAGATTGCTCACTAGCTCAGTATGCTTATGAGTACGGTGTTACTGGGGCGTGCTATCCGGGTGAGCGTCGCCAAATACCCTTAGATGAGGGGAATCCTTTTATTATCAAGGATTCAAACAAATGCATTTTGTGCGGCAAATGCATTCGTGTCTGTGATGAAATTCAGGGACGCAGCGTTCTGGACTTCTCCTTCCGAGGGTTCGATACGCAAGTGGGTCCGGCCTTTAATCTCCCTTATCACGAATCAGAATGCGTTTTCTGTGGTTCCTGTGTATCAGTCTGTCCCGTTGGGGCATTAACGGAAAAGAAAATGGTGGGCAGAGGACGCCCTTGGGAAATCAAGAAAGTCCAAACCACTTGTCCCTATTGTGGGACAGGGTGTAACTTTGACTTAAATGTGAAAAACGGAAAAGTAATAGGGGTAACCTCTAATTTAAGTGCTCCTGTTAATGGTCGGGCACTATGCGTCAAAGGAAGATTTGGAATGGACATGATTTATAATTCCAATCGGTTGGCAACTCCTTTAATACGAAAGGATGGGGTCCTGGTACCCGCTGAATGGGATGAGGCCTTAAATCTAGTTGCAACAAAGTTCCGCGAAATTAAAGAAACCCACGGAGCAAATGCTCTTGCAGCTTTAAGTTCTGCTCATTGTACAAATGAAGAAAACTATCTGATGCAAAAATTCATGCGCGCAGTCATCGGGACCAATAATATCGATCACTGTGCCAGAGTTTGTCATGCCCCCACTGTGGCCGGTCTGGCCGTTTCTTTCGGCTCAGGGGCTGCAACTAACTCCTTTGAAGAAATTCCTGATGCCCAAGTTATGTTTGTGATTGGGGCAAATCCTACAGAAGCACACCCAGTAGTTGGGACAAAGATGAAGCAAGCCTTGGCTAAAGGGGCAAAGCTGATTGTCGTGGATCCCAGGCAAATTGAACTGGCTGAGTGTTCGGATCTTTATTTAAGACTACGAGCGGGGACTGATGTGGCTTTGATCAATGGAATTATGAACATCATCTTGGCCAATGGGTGGGAAGATCGCAAGTTCATATCGGAACGAACCGAAGGTTTTGCGGAATTCCAAGACAATATTAAGAATTATCCTCCCGATGTAGTAAGCAGAATAACCGGAGTACCTGAGGAACAACTTGTGGAGGCTGCTCGGATCTATGCCACTGCTGACAGGGCTATGATTTTTTATACTTTAGGGATAACCGAACACACCACAGGAACGGATAATGTGATGAGTTTGGCAAATCTGGCTATGCTGACCGGTAATATAGGTAAGAAGTATTCCGGGGTTAATCCTTTGCGCGGACAAAATAATGTTCAAGGCTCTTGTGACATGGGAGCTTTGCCTGGCGACTATCCCGGATACCAAAAGGTCATCAATACAGAAGTGCGAAAGAAATTTGAAAAAGCTTGGGGCGTTACTCTTGATCCCGACATGGGAATCATGCTTCCCGATATGTTTGCGGCAGCTATCAGCAAAAAGCTAAGAGCTATGTACGTGATGGGTGAGGATCCGGTGGTTACTGATGCCGATGCTAATCATGTGCGCAAGGGATTGGAGTCTCTGGATTTCCTCGTTGTGCAAGATATTTTTATGTCAGAAACCGCCAAAATGGCTGATGTAGTCTTGCCGGGAGCTAGTTTTGCTGAGAAGACCGGAACCTTCACAAATGCAGAACGGCGTATACAAATGGTCAACAAGGCTATTGAGCCTATTGGAAATGCGAAGGCAGATGGGGAGATCATTTCTGAACTTGCCAACCGGATGGGGTATCCCTTTTCCTACGACTCAGTGGAAGAGGTTATGGAAGAGGTGGCGAGTCTTACTCCTTTATACGGCGGGGTTACTCATCAACGTCTGGGAACCCAGGGATTGCAGTGGCCGGTTCCGAGTGTCGACCATCCTGGAAGCAAGGTTCTTCATCAAGAAAGTTTTACTCGCGGTAAGGGACTCTTTGTGTCTGTTGCCTTCCAAGAGGCCAATGAACTACCGGATGAAGAGTATCCCTTCTTACTCAATACGGGACGAAAGCTTTCCCATTATAATGTTTTTACACAAAACTCAGAAGCTCTTGGAACTTATTCCCCTGAAGAACTGGCAGAAATTAATCCTCAAGACGCTTGTCGACTGGGAATTAAAGAGGGAGAACGGGTAAAATTGGCATCTCGGCGAGGAGCGCTGGAAACTAAAATTACGATAACTGATCGCGTACCTGAAGGGATGGTCTTCATGACCTTTCATTACATGGATACTCCTACTAACGTCTTAACCAATGGTGCCTCAGATAAAGTTTCTAAGACGTATGAGTATAAAGCCTGCGGTGTACAAATCTCAAAAATTGCTTAATTAAAAGGAGTTGTCGACAAAATGGTTACAATTACAGAACTTGCCGCCCAAAAAGTCAAAGAAGTGCTTACTGCCCAAAATAAAGAGAATGCTTTACTTCGTCTTTATCTTGTAGGGATGGGGTGCGGTGGTCCAAATTTCGGGATGACTCTGGATGAGTCAAAAACAGAGAATGATATACTTGACGAAGGATTCGGTGTATCTATGGTTATAGACAAAAATCTCTCAGGATATTTAGAGGGAGCTGTCATTGACTACATTGAGTCAAGCAGTGGTGGGGGGTTTGAAATTCGAACAGCTAATGCCAATAGCGGTGGTTGTGACAGTGGCTGCTGCAGCGGCTGTGGTGGAAGCTGTTAATTCAGTAGTATAGAATTAGAAAGAGAGCTTATTTACAGCTCTCTTTTTTCTATGACCTTTAATACCCATTTCAGGGCAAAAAGCCAAATTAAAAAGCGTGAAATAGTTTGCAGAAACTCTTGCTAATTGAATTTCGTTAATTTAATGTTAAACTAGTATTGGAGGTGAAGAGCATTGAGCGAAGAAAGTAAAATGTGGCAATGCCAAGTTTCGAGTTGTGGATATATCTATAATCCGGAAAAAGGATGCAAAAAATCAAAAATACCTAAGGACGTCCCTTTTGAGGAGTTGCCTGATGAATGGAGATGCCCGTTGTGTGGGGCAGGCAAAAAAATGTTTAAACCTCTATAACCTTTTTGATTCAGAAATATAAAATATAAAAGCTCCTGCTGGCGCAGGAGCTTAAT comes from Desulfosporosinus meridiei DSM 13257 and encodes:
- the radA gene encoding DNA repair protein RadA, translating into MKIKVIYRCSNCGSESLRWLGKCPKCEEWNTLEETVSQPKTMPPQSQRKSSPKRLFEVLAGNSDRIVTGISEFNRVLGGGIVKDSIIILTARPGAGKSTLLLQVADDVANKGYRVLYASAEESDSQIKNRSDRILNGARSSIWVLSDTSMNHVLASIEELDPDLIIIDSIQTFSLEEHNSRPGSPIQTMECANELLKIAKNNNRPRAVIMVGQMTKDDEIAGLRALEHLVDAVLILNGENGEELRGAWCSKNRFGSTGEIGFFSMTEEGMQSIDNPSEFFMTQRGEGQTVSGCALTVIKEGTRPIIVEVESLVSKSFTPYPSRIAECLRRDQLNTLISILEQRGRISLYDKNVVIKTTGGLQLKEQSVSLAIIMCIVSSVKERAIPNDTVFVADVGLTGELKKVPAIEARIREIDRMGFKRAYIAKNSMRDISKFKNVEIIEKNTLYEVIMDLKMKDRVKTETVFQSTEDEERFFTHE
- the fdhF gene encoding formate dehydrogenase subunit alpha, with translation MEWLSLTIDGQDVNVPKGTTVLEACRLHGIAIPTLCHDPELTSAGSCRLCIVQIEGMRNLPPSCVTQVAQGMIVQTQNPKVRAARKTILELLVANHPLNCMTCQRMGDCSLAQYAYEYGVTGACYPGERRQIPLDEGNPFIIKDSNKCILCGKCIRVCDEIQGRSVLDFSFRGFDTQVGPAFNLPYHESECVFCGSCVSVCPVGALTEKKMVGRGRPWEIKKVQTTCPYCGTGCNFDLNVKNGKVIGVTSNLSAPVNGRALCVKGRFGMDMIYNSNRLATPLIRKDGVLVPAEWDEALNLVATKFREIKETHGANALAALSSAHCTNEENYLMQKFMRAVIGTNNIDHCARVCHAPTVAGLAVSFGSGAATNSFEEIPDAQVMFVIGANPTEAHPVVGTKMKQALAKGAKLIVVDPRQIELAECSDLYLRLRAGTDVALINGIMNIILANGWEDRKFISERTEGFAEFQDNIKNYPPDVVSRITGVPEEQLVEAARIYATADRAMIFYTLGITEHTTGTDNVMSLANLAMLTGNIGKKYSGVNPLRGQNNVQGSCDMGALPGDYPGYQKVINTEVRKKFEKAWGVTLDPDMGIMLPDMFAAAISKKLRAMYVMGEDPVVTDADANHVRKGLESLDFLVVQDIFMSETAKMADVVLPGASFAEKTGTFTNAERRIQMVNKAIEPIGNAKADGEIISELANRMGYPFSYDSVEEVMEEVASLTPLYGGVTHQRLGTQGLQWPVPSVDHPGSKVLHQESFTRGKGLFVSVAFQEANELPDEEYPFLLNTGRKLSHYNVFTQNSEALGTYSPEELAEINPQDACRLGIKEGERVKLASRRGALETKITITDRVPEGMVFMTFHYMDTPTNVLTNGASDKVSKTYEYKACGVQISKIA
- a CDS encoding HesB/IscA family protein; its protein translation is MVTITELAAQKVKEVLTAQNKENALLRLYLVGMGCGGPNFGMTLDESKTENDILDEGFGVSMVIDKNLSGYLEGAVIDYIESSSGGGFEIRTANANSGGCDSGCCSGCGGSC
- a CDS encoding rubredoxin, translated to MWQCQVSSCGYIYNPEKGCKKSKIPKDVPFEELPDEWRCPLCGAGKKMFKPL